From one Electrophorus electricus isolate fEleEle1 chromosome 20, fEleEle1.pri, whole genome shotgun sequence genomic stretch:
- the calcoco1b gene encoding calcium-binding and coiled-coil domain-containing protein 1b isoform X3 gives MEKPWKVRFRNVGQAYFPQTRVECCYTISSQHNWSSRDWIGLFKVGWTSVRNYYTFAWALAPDGYTGDTDMNCNVVFQPSYLPNPGGTAFQFVYVDEMGQICGVSSHFTFCAPRPLDELVTLEEEMNGEEENEGDDLLLVVPKAEILQSLLEACQKELKQVQKKFEAATEEVEKYRKTDESERNNFGKERTEMKNEIEELRGSLRCSMEKIERMEEKQKDVLMCHEKISTDLRGLLVERTEKQQQIKDLEEELSNLTLQKQETELELDRMKERIKKMNTQRKDEEDERRNLQIESKQVQDELRALKERLEASERSTEALRRDLSELGALQGHSHAELHQARLQAAQMTLQLSQANLALREGQAAWAQERESMRQNSELDKDRLQKLSRELQKKEEWLQEERLEREKLEVELGSQKDCNRELRASLRAIQKEREQHQLERQELLDHIRVLQLRLEREADAKWTEAASSTPLNIDNAETSMERSPLEKAHEIQLLIQKEKDENQEEARVDSLPEPTENHKKETDREEM, from the exons ATGGAGAAGCCTTGGAAAGTGAGGTTTAGAAATGTGGGCCAGGCCTATTTCCCTCAAACCAGGGTGGAATGTTGCTATACTATAAGTAGTCAACACAACTGGAGCAGTCGTGATTGGATAGGTCTTTTCAAG GTTGGATGGACATCAGTGAGAAACTATTATACATTTGCCTGGGCCCTTGCTCCAGATGGATACACAGGTGACACAGACATGAACTGCAATGTTGTCTTTCAGC cATCCTACCTGCCAAATCCTGGTGGGACAGCGTTccagtttgtgtatgtggatgaAATGGGGCAAATATGTGGAGTAAGCTCTCATTTTACTTTTTGTGCACCAAGACCTTTGGATGAACTGGTAACACTTGAGGAAGAGATGAATGGGGAAGAAGAGAATGAAGGTGATGACTTGCTGCTAGTAGTGCCCAAAGCTGAAATACTTCAG AGCCTTCTGGAGGCATGTCAAAAAGAACTAAAACAGGTTCAGAAGAAGTTTGAGGCAGCCACAGAGGAAGTGGAAAAATACAGGAAGACAGATGAATCTGAGAGGAATAATTTTGGAaaagagaggacagagatgaaGAATGAGATTGAAGAACTGAGGGGCAGCTTGAGATGTAGCATGGAAAAGATTGAGAGAATggaagagaaacaaaag GATGTGCTGATGTGTCATGAAAAAATATCCACAGATCTTAGAGGCCTATTGGTGGAAAGAactgaaaaacagcagcaaatcaAAGATCTTGAGGAGGAATTAAGTAATCTGACTCTACAAAAACAAGAGACAGAGTTGGAACTGGACAG GATGAAAGAGAGAATCAAGAAGATGAATACACAAAGgaaggatgaggaggatgagagGAGGAACTTGCAG ATAGAGAGTAAACAGGTTCAGGATGAGCTGCGGGCCCTGAAGGAGCGTCTGGAGGCCAGTGAGCGCAGCACAGAGGCCCTGCGGCGGGACTTGAGTGAACTGGGAGCCCTGCAGGGTCACAGCCATGCGGAGCTGCACCAGGCCCGGCTGCAGGCGGCACAAATGACCCTACAACTTTCCCAGGCTAACCTTGCGCTCCGTGAGGGCCAGGCTGCCTGGGCtcaggaaagagagagcatgaggcAAAATTCAGAG CTGGATAAGGACCGACTCCAGAAGCTGAGTCGAGAACTTCAAAAAAAGGAAGAGTGGCTCCAGGAGGAGAGGCTGGAGCGAGAAAAACTGGAGGTGGAGCTTGGAAGCCAGAAAGATTGCAACAGG GAACTGAGAGCGAGTCTTAGAGCCatacaaaaggagagagagcaacatCAGCTGGAGAGACAG GAGCTCTTGGATCACATTCGTGTGTTGCAGCTTCGACTGGAGAGGGAGGCTGATGCCAAGTGGACAGAGGCAGCATCTAGCACACCTC TGAACATTGACAATGCAGAAACCTCTATGGAGAGGTCTCCTTTAGAGAAAGCCCATGAAATCCAGCTTCTGATCCAGAAGGAGAAGGATGAGAACCAGGAAGAAGCTAGAGTGGACAGCTTGCCTGAGCCAACCGAAAATCACAAaaaggaaacagacagagaagagatg tga
- the calcoco1b gene encoding calcium-binding and coiled-coil domain-containing protein 1b isoform X1, whose translation MEKPWKVRFRNVGQAYFPQTRVECCYTISSQHNWSSRDWIGLFKVGWTSVRNYYTFAWALAPDGYTGDTDMNCNVVFQPSYLPNPGGTAFQFVYVDEMGQICGVSSHFTFCAPRPLDELVTLEEEMNGEEENEGDDLLLVVPKAEILQSLLEACQKELKQVQKKFEAATEEVEKYRKTDESERNNFGKERTEMKNEIEELRGSLRCSMEKIERMEEKQKDVLMCHEKISTDLRGLLVERTEKQQQIKDLEEELSNLTLQKQETELELDRMKERIKKMNTQRKDEEDERRNLQIESKQVQDELRALKERLEASERSTEALRRDLSELGALQGHSHAELHQARLQAAQMTLQLSQANLALREGQAAWAQERESMRQNSELDKDRLQKLSRELQKKEEWLQEERLEREKLEVELGSQKDCNRELRASLRAIQKEREQHQLERQELLDHIRVLQLRLEREADAKWTEAASSTPLNIDNAETSMERSPLEKAHEIQLLIQKEKDENQEEARVDSLPEPTENHKKETDREEMEGLDLRSHSDPNTSEDKQLLKSEVNGNKVSELTDSPLW comes from the exons ATGGAGAAGCCTTGGAAAGTGAGGTTTAGAAATGTGGGCCAGGCCTATTTCCCTCAAACCAGGGTGGAATGTTGCTATACTATAAGTAGTCAACACAACTGGAGCAGTCGTGATTGGATAGGTCTTTTCAAG GTTGGATGGACATCAGTGAGAAACTATTATACATTTGCCTGGGCCCTTGCTCCAGATGGATACACAGGTGACACAGACATGAACTGCAATGTTGTCTTTCAGC cATCCTACCTGCCAAATCCTGGTGGGACAGCGTTccagtttgtgtatgtggatgaAATGGGGCAAATATGTGGAGTAAGCTCTCATTTTACTTTTTGTGCACCAAGACCTTTGGATGAACTGGTAACACTTGAGGAAGAGATGAATGGGGAAGAAGAGAATGAAGGTGATGACTTGCTGCTAGTAGTGCCCAAAGCTGAAATACTTCAG AGCCTTCTGGAGGCATGTCAAAAAGAACTAAAACAGGTTCAGAAGAAGTTTGAGGCAGCCACAGAGGAAGTGGAAAAATACAGGAAGACAGATGAATCTGAGAGGAATAATTTTGGAaaagagaggacagagatgaaGAATGAGATTGAAGAACTGAGGGGCAGCTTGAGATGTAGCATGGAAAAGATTGAGAGAATggaagagaaacaaaag GATGTGCTGATGTGTCATGAAAAAATATCCACAGATCTTAGAGGCCTATTGGTGGAAAGAactgaaaaacagcagcaaatcaAAGATCTTGAGGAGGAATTAAGTAATCTGACTCTACAAAAACAAGAGACAGAGTTGGAACTGGACAG GATGAAAGAGAGAATCAAGAAGATGAATACACAAAGgaaggatgaggaggatgagagGAGGAACTTGCAG ATAGAGAGTAAACAGGTTCAGGATGAGCTGCGGGCCCTGAAGGAGCGTCTGGAGGCCAGTGAGCGCAGCACAGAGGCCCTGCGGCGGGACTTGAGTGAACTGGGAGCCCTGCAGGGTCACAGCCATGCGGAGCTGCACCAGGCCCGGCTGCAGGCGGCACAAATGACCCTACAACTTTCCCAGGCTAACCTTGCGCTCCGTGAGGGCCAGGCTGCCTGGGCtcaggaaagagagagcatgaggcAAAATTCAGAG CTGGATAAGGACCGACTCCAGAAGCTGAGTCGAGAACTTCAAAAAAAGGAAGAGTGGCTCCAGGAGGAGAGGCTGGAGCGAGAAAAACTGGAGGTGGAGCTTGGAAGCCAGAAAGATTGCAACAGG GAACTGAGAGCGAGTCTTAGAGCCatacaaaaggagagagagcaacatCAGCTGGAGAGACAG GAGCTCTTGGATCACATTCGTGTGTTGCAGCTTCGACTGGAGAGGGAGGCTGATGCCAAGTGGACAGAGGCAGCATCTAGCACACCTC TGAACATTGACAATGCAGAAACCTCTATGGAGAGGTCTCCTTTAGAGAAAGCCCATGAAATCCAGCTTCTGATCCAGAAGGAGAAGGATGAGAACCAGGAAGAAGCTAGAGTGGACAGCTTGCCTGAGCCAACCGAAAATCACAAaaaggaaacagacagagaagagatg gAGGGATTGGATTTGCGAAGCCATTCTGATCCAAACACCAGTGAGGATAAGCAGCTCCTTAAGTCTGAGGTCAATGGGAACAAAGTGAG tgaACTAACTGATTCCCCCTTGTGGTGA
- the calcoco1b gene encoding calcium-binding and coiled-coil domain-containing protein 1b isoform X2, translated as MEKPWKVRFRNVGQAYFPQTRVECCYTISSQHNWSSRDWIGLFKVGWTSVRNYYTFAWALAPDGYTGDTDMNCNVVFQPSYLPNPGGTAFQFVYVDEMGQICGVSSHFTFCAPRPLDELVTLEEEMNGEEENEGDDLLLVVPKAEILQSLLEACQKELKQVQKKFEAATEEVEKYRKTDESERNNFGKERTEMKNEIEELRGSLRCSMEKIERMEEKQKDVLMCHEKISTDLRGLLVERTEKQQQIKDLEEELSNLTLQKQETELELDRMKERIKKMNTQRKDEEDERRNLQIESKQVQDELRALKERLEASERSTEALRRDLSELGALQGHSHAELHQARLQAAQMTLQLSQANLALREGQAAWAQERESMRQNSELDKDRLQKLSRELQKKEEWLQEERLEREKLEVELGSQKDCNRELRASLRAIQKEREQHQLERQELLDHIRVLQLRLEREADAKWTEAASSTPLNIDNAETSMERSPLEKAHEIQLLIQKEKDENQEEARVDSLPEPTENHKKETDREEMGLDLRSHSDPNTSEDKQLLKSEVNGNKVSELTDSPLW; from the exons ATGGAGAAGCCTTGGAAAGTGAGGTTTAGAAATGTGGGCCAGGCCTATTTCCCTCAAACCAGGGTGGAATGTTGCTATACTATAAGTAGTCAACACAACTGGAGCAGTCGTGATTGGATAGGTCTTTTCAAG GTTGGATGGACATCAGTGAGAAACTATTATACATTTGCCTGGGCCCTTGCTCCAGATGGATACACAGGTGACACAGACATGAACTGCAATGTTGTCTTTCAGC cATCCTACCTGCCAAATCCTGGTGGGACAGCGTTccagtttgtgtatgtggatgaAATGGGGCAAATATGTGGAGTAAGCTCTCATTTTACTTTTTGTGCACCAAGACCTTTGGATGAACTGGTAACACTTGAGGAAGAGATGAATGGGGAAGAAGAGAATGAAGGTGATGACTTGCTGCTAGTAGTGCCCAAAGCTGAAATACTTCAG AGCCTTCTGGAGGCATGTCAAAAAGAACTAAAACAGGTTCAGAAGAAGTTTGAGGCAGCCACAGAGGAAGTGGAAAAATACAGGAAGACAGATGAATCTGAGAGGAATAATTTTGGAaaagagaggacagagatgaaGAATGAGATTGAAGAACTGAGGGGCAGCTTGAGATGTAGCATGGAAAAGATTGAGAGAATggaagagaaacaaaag GATGTGCTGATGTGTCATGAAAAAATATCCACAGATCTTAGAGGCCTATTGGTGGAAAGAactgaaaaacagcagcaaatcaAAGATCTTGAGGAGGAATTAAGTAATCTGACTCTACAAAAACAAGAGACAGAGTTGGAACTGGACAG GATGAAAGAGAGAATCAAGAAGATGAATACACAAAGgaaggatgaggaggatgagagGAGGAACTTGCAG ATAGAGAGTAAACAGGTTCAGGATGAGCTGCGGGCCCTGAAGGAGCGTCTGGAGGCCAGTGAGCGCAGCACAGAGGCCCTGCGGCGGGACTTGAGTGAACTGGGAGCCCTGCAGGGTCACAGCCATGCGGAGCTGCACCAGGCCCGGCTGCAGGCGGCACAAATGACCCTACAACTTTCCCAGGCTAACCTTGCGCTCCGTGAGGGCCAGGCTGCCTGGGCtcaggaaagagagagcatgaggcAAAATTCAGAG CTGGATAAGGACCGACTCCAGAAGCTGAGTCGAGAACTTCAAAAAAAGGAAGAGTGGCTCCAGGAGGAGAGGCTGGAGCGAGAAAAACTGGAGGTGGAGCTTGGAAGCCAGAAAGATTGCAACAGG GAACTGAGAGCGAGTCTTAGAGCCatacaaaaggagagagagcaacatCAGCTGGAGAGACAG GAGCTCTTGGATCACATTCGTGTGTTGCAGCTTCGACTGGAGAGGGAGGCTGATGCCAAGTGGACAGAGGCAGCATCTAGCACACCTC TGAACATTGACAATGCAGAAACCTCTATGGAGAGGTCTCCTTTAGAGAAAGCCCATGAAATCCAGCTTCTGATCCAGAAGGAGAAGGATGAGAACCAGGAAGAAGCTAGAGTGGACAGCTTGCCTGAGCCAACCGAAAATCACAAaaaggaaacagacagagaagagatg GGATTGGATTTGCGAAGCCATTCTGATCCAAACACCAGTGAGGATAAGCAGCTCCTTAAGTCTGAGGTCAATGGGAACAAAGTGAG tgaACTAACTGATTCCCCCTTGTGGTGA
- the LOC113572452 gene encoding retinoic acid receptor gamma-A-like — MFDCMEALGVGSRPLFDMSTQGSCMLRKASSFFSGLEPFWTNSTSLQSVETQSTSSEEMVPSSPSPPPPPRVYKPCFVCQDKSSGYHYGVSSCEGCKGFFRRSIQKNMVYTCHRDKNCQINKVTRNRCQYCRLQKCFEVGMSKEAVRNDRNKKKKDVKEEVVLPESYELTGELEELVNKVSKAHRETCPSLCQLGKYTTNSSADHRVQLDLGLWDKFSELSTKCIIKIVEFAKRLPGFTSLTIADQITLLKSACLDILMLRICTRYTPEQDTMTFSDGLTLNRTQMHNAGFGPLTDLVFAFAGQLLPLEMDDTETGLLSAICLICGDRMDLEEPQRVDQLQEPLLEALKIYARRRRPNKPHMFPRMLMKVTDLRGISTKGAERAITLKMEIPGPMPPLIREMLENPEVDEEGGDAGEGVAAGPPPPPAIQSIKQERDEDSAPEEEEDEEDECGEEDRERGGDSEDEGWSLLQVDVGGARKSTAGRAQ; from the exons ATGTTCGACTGCATGGAGGCTCTGGGAGTTGGCTCAAGGCCTCTGTTTGACATGTCCACCCAGGGGTCATGCATGCTGCGAAAGGCTAGCTCCTTCTTCTCTGGTCTAGAACCCTTCTGGACCAACAGCACCAGCCTGCAAT CTGTGGAAACCCAAAGTACAAGTTCAGAGGAGATGGTGCCCAGTTCAccttctccaccccctcctcctagaGTTTATAAGCCGTGCTTTGTGTGTCAGGACAAGTCCTCAGGCTACCACTATGGAGTCAGCTCTTGCGAAGGATGCAAG GGTTTCTTTCGGCGTAGTATTCAGAAGAACATGGTGTACACTTGCCATCGGGATAAGAACTGCCAGATCAACAAGGTGACCAGGAACCGTTGCCAGTACTGTCGCCTACAGAAGTGTTTTGAGGTTGGCATGTCTAAAGAAG ctGTGCGGAATGACAGaaataagaagaagaaagatgTGAAGGAGGAGGTTGTGTTGCCAGAAAGTTATGAGCTGACTGGAGAACTTGAGGAGTTGGTCAACAAAGTCAGCAAAGCTCACAGAGAAACCTGCCCCTCTCTATGTCAGCTGGGAAAATACACTACT AACTCGAGTGCAGATCACAGGGTCCAACTGGATCTGGGCTTGTGGGATAAGTTCAGTGAGCTCTCCACTAAGTGCATTATTAAGATAGTGGAGTTTGCAAAGAGACTGCCAGGTTTTACCTCCCTGACCATTGCAGACCAAATTACACTGCTTAAATCTGCCTGCCTTGACATCCTG ATGCTGCGGATTTGTACGAGGTACACTCCAGAGCAGGATACTATGACATTCTCGGATGGGTTGACCCTTAACAGAACGCAAATGCACAATGCCGGTTTCGGGCCCCTAACTGACCTTGTGTTTGCCTTCGCTGGCCAGCTTCTTCCTCTTGAGATGGATGATACAGAGACTGGCCTCCTCAGTGCCATCTGCCTTATTTGTGGAG ACCGCATGGACTTGGAGGAGCCTCAGAGAGTAGACCAGCTGCAGGAGCCTCTTCTAGAGGCATTAAAGATTTATGCCCGAAGAAGACGCCCCAACAAACCGCACATGTTCCCCCGTATGCTCATGAAGGTCACTGACCTCAGAGGCATCAGCACTAAAG GAGCAGAACGTGCTATCACGCTGAAGATGGAAATTCCAGGGCCCATGCCCCCACTCATCCGGGAGATGCTGGAGAACCCCGAGGTGGACGAGGAGGGAGGTGATGCTGGGGAGGGCGTGGCCGCAGgtcccccacctcctcctgccATCCAGTCCATAAAGCAGGAGCGAGATGAAGACTCAGCCcccgaggaagaggaggacgaggaggatgAGTGTggggaggaggacagagagagggggggggacaGCGAGGACGAAGGTTGGAGTCTTCTGCAGGTGGATGTTGGGGGTGCAAGAAAGAGCACAGCTGGAAGAGCACAGTAa